A window of Mycobacteriales bacterium contains these coding sequences:
- a CDS encoding lipid-transfer protein encodes MPAKTYVIGVGMTKFEKPGSREWDYPDMARESGTKALEDAGISYDKVEQAYVGYVYGESTCGQRAVYELGLTGIPVINVNNNCSTGSTALYLANQAVRSGVADCALALGFEKMQRGSLQSTFEDRENPMQKHVVALTDKYELAFPLAPWMFGAAGVEHMEKYGTTPDHFAKIGEKNHRHSANNPYAQFQDVYSLDEIKASKVIYDKLPLTKLQCSPTSDGSGAAVIASEKFVDEHGLGDRAIEIVGQAMVTDMRSTFENNSAATLVGYDMSKEAARKVYEQAGISADDVQVIELHDCFSANELLTYEALGLCAEGEGGKLVDNNDTTYGGRWVVNPSGGLISKGHPLGATGLAQCAELTWQLRGDADARQVDNVKVALQHNIGLGGAAVVTAYKRAS; translated from the coding sequence GTGCCCGCGAAGACATACGTCATCGGCGTTGGGATGACGAAGTTCGAAAAGCCCGGCAGCCGCGAGTGGGACTACCCCGACATGGCACGCGAGTCCGGCACAAAGGCCCTCGAGGACGCGGGCATCTCCTACGACAAGGTCGAGCAGGCGTACGTCGGCTACGTGTACGGCGAGTCGACCTGCGGCCAGCGCGCGGTCTACGAGCTCGGCCTGACCGGCATCCCGGTGATCAACGTCAACAACAACTGCTCGACCGGCTCGACCGCCCTCTACCTCGCCAACCAGGCGGTCCGCAGCGGCGTTGCCGACTGCGCCCTGGCCCTCGGCTTCGAGAAGATGCAGCGCGGTTCGCTCCAGTCGACGTTCGAAGACCGCGAGAACCCGATGCAGAAGCACGTGGTCGCGCTGACCGACAAGTACGAGCTCGCGTTCCCGCTGGCGCCGTGGATGTTCGGTGCGGCCGGCGTCGAGCACATGGAGAAGTACGGCACCACGCCCGACCACTTCGCGAAGATCGGCGAGAAGAACCACCGCCACTCCGCGAACAACCCGTACGCGCAGTTCCAGGACGTCTACTCCCTCGACGAGATCAAGGCGTCGAAAGTGATCTACGACAAGCTGCCGCTCACCAAGCTGCAGTGTTCGCCGACCTCCGACGGGTCGGGCGCCGCCGTCATCGCGAGTGAGAAGTTCGTCGACGAGCACGGTCTCGGCGACCGCGCGATCGAGATCGTCGGGCAGGCGATGGTCACCGACATGCGCAGCACGTTCGAGAACAACTCGGCCGCCACGCTCGTGGGTTACGACATGAGCAAGGAAGCCGCGCGCAAGGTCTACGAGCAGGCGGGCATCAGCGCCGACGACGTCCAGGTCATCGAGCTGCACGACTGCTTCTCCGCCAACGAGCTGCTGACCTACGAGGCGCTCGGGCTGTGCGCGGAAGGCGAGGGCGGCAAGCTGGTCGACAACAACGACACGACGTACGGCGGGCGCTGGGTCGTCAACCCCTCCGGCGGGTTGATCTCCAAGGGCCACCCGCTGGGCGCCACCGGCCTCGCGCAGTGCGCCGAGCTCACCTGGCAGCTGCGCGGCGACGCGGACGCGCGCCAGGTGGACAACGTCAAGGTCGCGCTCCAGCACAACATCGGGCTCGGCGGCGCCGCGGTCGTCACGGCGTACAAGCGGGCGTCCTGA